The Fibrobacter sp. genome contains the following window.
GTTCCCGATGGGATGACGCAGTGCAAAACCGAAGAAATAATAAGTGTGACAGTTATTTTCAAGAAAAGACGCATAACGTAATTATATGGTTATAGCAGATATTGAGCAAGAGATCAGAAATTCAGGTGAAGACTGAAAAAGAAATGGAAAAAAAGGACCTGATTGTTATCTGCGGGCCAACCGCCAGCGGTAAAACACGACTCGGAGTATATCTTGCCTCACATTACAATGGAGAGATTATTTCTGCAGATTCCAGGCAGGTATACAGGGGAATGGATATAGGAACCGGCAAAGATCTCAATGAATACTTTATCAACGAAAAAAAGATTCCCTGTCATTTGATCGATATTGCAAACCCACAGTCTGTATACACCCTTTTTGATTATCAGAAGGATTTTTACAAAGTTTACAGAGAGATAAAACTCCGGAATCGTGTCCCATTTCTTGTTGGGGGCAGCGGGTTGTATATCGAGGCTGTTCTGAAAAATTATCAGATTCCCGCCATACCGGAAAATGAGGAACTCAGGGAAAAATTAAGCGGACTTGAAAAGGAGGAGCTCAAAAGGGAGTTGGAGAAGATCGATCCTGATCTTTACAGCAGAACCGATCTGAGCAGTAAAAAACGGATCATTCGGGCACTGGAGATTGCCTGCTACAGGCGTGAAAACCCTGAAAAAGATGAAATCAGACCAGTTGAGAAGATTAACCCTCTTGTAATCTGTACCCGCTGGGACAGAGAGCGGCTCAGGAAAAGAATCGACCTGAGGCTTGAATTGAGGCTTCAGGAGGGTATGGTTGATGAGGTCAGGAGAATACTTGGGTCGGGGATATCACAGAAGAGATACTCGTTATTTGGTATGGAGTATGGGTATCTTGCCAGATATATTGAAGGCGAAGTTTCCTACACTCAGGCAGTAGAGCAGTTAAAACACAGCATTCATCAACTGGCAAAGCGTCAGGAAACATGGTTCAGGGGGATGGAGCGGCGTGGAATTGAGGTACACTGGATTAACGGTGCTGATCAGGAGGAGGC
Protein-coding sequences here:
- the miaA gene encoding tRNA (adenosine(37)-N6)-dimethylallyltransferase MiaA, yielding MEKKDLIVICGPTASGKTRLGVYLASHYNGEIISADSRQVYRGMDIGTGKDLNEYFINEKKIPCHLIDIANPQSVYTLFDYQKDFYKVYREIKLRNRVPFLVGGSGLYIEAVLKNYQIPAIPENEELREKLSGLEKEELKRELEKIDPDLYSRTDLSSKKRIIRALEIACYRRENPEKDEIRPVEKINPLVICTRWDRERLRKRIDLRLELRLQEGMVDEVRRILGSGISQKRYSLFGMEYGYLARYIEGEVSYTQAVEQLKHSIHQLAKRQETWFRGMERRGIEVHWINGADQEEASEIVSRYFSPVDNPNC